The Pseudofrankia inefficax genome window below encodes:
- a CDS encoding ArsI/CadI family heavy metal resistance metalloenzyme, which translates to MARVQLALNVSDVDAAVQFYGKLFGVQPAKRRPGYANFAIDTPPLKLVLIENPEARGAGVAGALNHLGVEVETTDEVSAATARLAGAGLATAVQENTACCYALQDKVWVDDPDGAPWEVYTVLADSETARPGSTSSAAERLAGTEPGDVCCTPAAAAAVPAGVVNLLAGEPVSTGHCC; encoded by the coding sequence ATGGCCAGGGTGCAGCTGGCGTTGAACGTCTCGGACGTGGACGCGGCGGTGCAGTTCTACGGGAAGCTGTTCGGCGTGCAGCCGGCGAAGCGCCGGCCGGGGTACGCGAACTTCGCGATCGACACCCCGCCGCTGAAGCTGGTGCTGATCGAGAACCCCGAGGCCCGGGGCGCCGGCGTCGCGGGCGCGCTGAACCACCTGGGCGTCGAGGTCGAGACCACCGACGAGGTCTCGGCGGCCACCGCCCGGCTGGCGGGGGCGGGGCTGGCGACCGCCGTGCAGGAGAACACCGCCTGCTGCTACGCGCTGCAGGACAAAGTCTGGGTCGACGACCCCGACGGCGCACCCTGGGAGGTCTACACCGTCCTCGCCGACAGCGAGACCGCTCGTCCGGGATCGACCTCGTCCGCGGCCGAGCGGCTCGCCGGGACCGAGCCCGGCGACGTCTGTTGCACGCCGGCCGCCGCGGCGGCGGTGCCGGCGGGCGTGGTGAATCTGCTCGCGGGTGAGCCGGTCTCGACCGGCCACTGCTGCTGA